One Kangiella geojedonensis DNA segment encodes these proteins:
- a CDS encoding GGDEF domain-containing protein, whose product MSEWALFDQLTGLLNRRAFLHRAEQEYRSAKRYETTFGVVVLDLDYFKNINDQHGHMAGDAILKDFGDLVLEQIRQSDISGRIGGEEFAFILPNTTLAQSQVFAEKLLQAVADRQVMIDGQTINYTASIGITVSFPENDFKIHNLIHHADQALYKAKSAGRNCYKVAENLL is encoded by the coding sequence ATGTCCGAATGGGCCCTATTTGATCAGTTGACAGGCTTACTTAACCGGAGAGCATTCCTACACCGCGCAGAACAAGAGTACCGCTCTGCAAAACGCTACGAGACGACTTTTGGAGTTGTGGTACTGGACTTGGATTATTTTAAGAATATTAATGATCAGCATGGCCATATGGCCGGAGATGCGATTCTAAAAGACTTTGGTGACTTGGTATTAGAGCAGATTAGACAAAGCGACATTTCAGGGCGAATTGGTGGCGAAGAGTTTGCTTTCATTTTACCAAACACTACCCTTGCTCAGTCGCAGGTATTTGCCGAGAAGTTACTGCAAGCGGTGGCTGATAGACAGGTGATGATCGATGGTCAAACAATAAACTACACTGCAAGCATCGGGATTACCGTATCCTTTCCAGAAAATGACTTTAAGATTCACAACCTTATTCACCACGCTGACCAGGCTTTATATAAAGCCAAGTCAGCTGGTCGAAACTGCTATAAAGTGGCTGAAAACCTACTTTAA
- the serC gene encoding 3-phosphoserine/phosphohydroxythreonine transaminase, with the protein MTRAFNFSAGPAAIPTEVLERAQKELLNWNGYGCSVMELGHRTPDFQTILDKTEDDLRKLLNIPKNYKVLFMHGSASHQFAMVPMNFLAPGETANYLEMDHWSKMCIKEASRFGDMHIQQGIRTNSDGLLELVPENEWSLDEKGKYLHFTSNETIVGVQFQDDPQSFSGKLVSDMCSDILSRPIDIEKYALIYAGAQKNIGPSGMTVVIVREDLFESFQTERVPSLFQYPHVSSKGSMPNTPPSFGIYFAGLVFEWLLEQGGIEEMYQRNLKKAHMLYDYVDQSNFYHSPVAKGSRSFMNVAIQMKDRKHEERFLHEARENHLIALKGHKTFGGLRASIYNAMSIEGVETLIRFMDQFEQRLK; encoded by the coding sequence ATGACTCGCGCATTTAACTTTAGTGCCGGGCCTGCTGCGATACCGACAGAAGTATTAGAGCGCGCGCAAAAAGAACTGCTTAACTGGAATGGATATGGTTGCTCAGTGATGGAATTGGGCCACCGCACTCCTGATTTTCAGACTATTCTGGATAAAACAGAAGACGATTTACGCAAACTTCTGAATATTCCTAAAAATTATAAAGTACTGTTTATGCACGGTAGTGCATCTCATCAGTTCGCTATGGTGCCTATGAACTTCTTGGCGCCGGGTGAAACGGCAAACTACCTTGAAATGGATCATTGGTCGAAGATGTGTATCAAAGAAGCGAGTCGTTTCGGTGATATGCACATTCAGCAGGGAATCCGTACTAACTCCGACGGTTTGCTGGAGTTAGTGCCTGAAAATGAATGGTCGCTTGATGAAAAAGGTAAATACCTGCATTTCACTTCAAACGAAACCATTGTTGGCGTTCAATTCCAAGACGATCCTCAGAGCTTTTCCGGTAAGTTGGTCAGTGACATGTGTTCTGATATTTTGTCGCGTCCAATTGATATTGAGAAGTACGCACTAATATACGCAGGTGCACAAAAGAATATCGGACCGTCGGGCATGACCGTGGTCATTGTTCGAGAAGATTTGTTTGAGTCCTTCCAGACGGAACGCGTGCCGAGTTTATTCCAATACCCACATGTATCGAGCAAAGGGTCTATGCCGAATACACCGCCTAGTTTTGGTATTTATTTTGCAGGGTTGGTGTTTGAGTGGCTATTAGAACAGGGTGGTATTGAAGAAATGTATCAACGTAATCTAAAGAAGGCTCACATGCTTTATGATTACGTAGACCAATCTAACTTCTATCATTCTCCTGTTGCTAAAGGCTCTCGTTCTTTTATGAATGTGGCGATTCAAATGAAGGATCGAAAGCATGAAGAACGGTTCTTACACGAAGCTCGAGAAAACCACCTGATTGCACTCAAGGGCCACAAAACCTTTGGTGGCTTGCGAGCGAGTATTTATAACGCCATGTCCATTGAAGGTGTCGAAACCTTGATTCGGTTTATGGATCAGTTTGAGCAACGATTAAAGTAG